The following proteins are co-located in the Roseovarius arcticus genome:
- a CDS encoding (deoxy)nucleoside triphosphate pyrophosphohydrolase gives MKTVLVSAVALIDVDGRVLLAQRPKGKSMAGLWEFPGGKVEAGETPEAALIRELREELGIDTWSSCLAPLTFASHSYDDFHLLMPLFACRKWDGIVQGREGQALKWVRAGDLRDYPMPAADVPLIPILRDWL, from the coding sequence GTGAAGACCGTCCTTGTATCGGCGGTTGCGCTGATCGACGTGGACGGGCGCGTGCTGCTTGCGCAGCGCCCTAAGGGCAAATCGATGGCAGGCCTTTGGGAGTTTCCGGGCGGCAAGGTGGAGGCGGGCGAGACGCCAGAGGCTGCGCTGATTCGCGAGCTACGCGAGGAGCTTGGCATTGATACATGGTCCAGTTGCCTCGCTCCGCTGACTTTCGCGAGCCATTCTTACGATGATTTTCACCTGCTGATGCCGCTATTCGCCTGCCGCAAATGGGACGGGATTGTTCAGGGACGCGAGGGGCAGGCGCTAAAATGGGTACGGGCGGGCGATCTCAGGGATTATCCGATGCCAGCCGCAGACGTGCCGCTTATCCCAATCCTGCGGGATTGGCTCTGA
- the secA gene encoding preprotein translocase subunit SecA, producing MLGIGTVARKVFGTQNDRLVKATRPLIAKINALEPEIETLDDAGLIAKTEDLRARLQAGEALDDLLPEAFANCREAARRALGLRAFDVQLMGGIFLHQGNISEMKTGEGKTLVATFPAYLNALGGKGVHIVTVNDYLAKRDAEWMSAVFGALGMTTGVVYPNQPEDEKQRAYACDVTYATNNELGFDYLRDNMKSELTQMNQRGHNYAIVDEVDSILIDEARTPLIISGPAQDRSDLYLAIDKLIPELKEEHFKVDEKTRGVTFTDEGNEFLETLLVERGVLPEDQSLYDPESTTIVHHVNQGLRAHKLFQKDKDYIVRGTEVVLIDEFTGRMMSGRRLSDGLHQAIEAKEGADIQPENVTLAQVTFQNYFRLYDKLSGMTGTAMTEADEFAEIYGLGVIAVPTNRPIARVDKDDAVFRTTAEKYKAVVEEIKEAKEKGQPTLVGTTSIEKSETISQLLTDAGIDHNVLNARQHEKEAQIVGDAGKLGAVTIATNMAGRGTDIKLGGNIELKIMDAINADPEGDPAEIRGRIEAGHAAEEQAVIDAGGLFVLATERHESRRIDNQLRGRSGRQGDPGQSSFFLSLDDDLMRIFGSERLEKVLSGLGMKEDEAIIHPWVNKSLERAQAKVEGRNFDIRKQLLKFDDVMNEQRKVIFKQRLDIMRADDLSDIVKDMRGEVIDDLVDQYMPPKTYADQWDMDGLHTAIMEQLNMDLPVQAWAEEEGVDDEDISERIEKNANEMMAKKAVAFGPGNMRLVEKQLLLQTIDAKWREHLLTLEHLRSVVGFRGYAQRDPLNEYKNEAFALFETMLDTLRQDVTQKLGQVQPMAEPDQQKMLQQMMDERAALKAQTDAASPQPDGEQTANTPSEAALEGFDESDQSTWGNPSRNTACPCGSGNKFKHCHGRIA from the coding sequence ATGCTGGGTATTGGAACGGTCGCCCGTAAGGTTTTCGGCACTCAGAATGACCGCTTGGTCAAGGCGACGCGGCCACTGATCGCAAAGATCAATGCGCTGGAGCCTGAGATTGAGACGCTGGACGACGCGGGCTTAATCGCCAAAACTGAGGACCTGCGTGCCCGCCTACAGGCAGGCGAGGCGCTGGACGATCTGCTGCCCGAAGCCTTTGCCAACTGCCGAGAGGCGGCGCGCCGTGCGCTGGGTCTGCGGGCCTTTGACGTACAGTTGATGGGCGGCATTTTTCTGCATCAGGGCAATATTTCGGAGATGAAAACTGGCGAGGGCAAAACGCTGGTCGCGACCTTCCCTGCATATCTGAACGCGCTTGGCGGCAAGGGCGTGCACATCGTAACGGTCAATGACTACCTGGCCAAACGTGACGCCGAGTGGATGAGTGCCGTATTTGGCGCGCTGGGCATGACAACTGGCGTCGTCTACCCGAACCAGCCCGAGGACGAAAAGCAGCGCGCTTATGCTTGCGATGTCACCTATGCCACCAATAACGAGCTGGGCTTTGACTACCTGCGCGACAATATGAAGTCCGAGTTGACCCAGATGAACCAGCGCGGCCACAACTATGCTATCGTGGACGAAGTCGACAGCATCTTGATTGATGAGGCGCGCACCCCGCTGATTATCTCTGGCCCTGCGCAGGACCGCAGCGATTTGTATCTGGCGATAGACAAGCTAATACCTGAGCTGAAGGAAGAACACTTCAAGGTCGATGAGAAGACCCGCGGTGTTACCTTTACCGACGAAGGTAACGAATTTCTTGAGACGCTGCTGGTCGAGCGCGGCGTGCTGCCCGAAGATCAATCGCTGTATGACCCAGAAAGCACGACGATCGTGCATCACGTCAACCAAGGCCTGCGCGCGCACAAACTGTTCCAAAAAGACAAAGACTACATTGTCCGAGGGACGGAGGTCGTGCTGATCGACGAGTTTACCGGCCGTATGATGTCGGGCCGTCGCCTGTCCGACGGTCTGCATCAGGCTATTGAGGCAAAGGAAGGCGCTGACATTCAGCCCGAGAACGTGACGCTGGCACAGGTAACGTTCCAGAACTATTTCCGACTCTATGACAAGCTATCGGGTATGACCGGAACCGCGATGACCGAGGCGGACGAATTTGCCGAGATTTACGGCCTAGGCGTGATCGCCGTGCCAACGAACCGGCCCATCGCGCGCGTTGACAAGGACGACGCGGTATTCCGCACCACGGCAGAGAAGTACAAGGCCGTGGTCGAAGAGATCAAAGAAGCCAAGGAAAAGGGCCAACCGACGCTGGTCGGCACCACATCGATCGAAAAATCGGAAACGATTAGCCAGTTGCTGACCGATGCGGGGATTGACCATAACGTCCTGAACGCGCGCCAGCACGAAAAAGAGGCGCAGATCGTCGGCGACGCGGGCAAACTGGGCGCAGTGACCATCGCCACCAACATGGCCGGACGCGGTACCGACATCAAACTCGGCGGCAATATCGAGCTCAAGATTATGGACGCGATCAATGCCGATCCCGAAGGCGATCCGGCAGAAATCCGCGGTCGCATCGAGGCCGGTCACGCCGCAGAAGAGCAGGCAGTGATCGACGCCGGCGGTCTTTTTGTCCTCGCGACCGAACGCCACGAGAGCCGCCGGATTGACAACCAGCTTCGCGGCCGGTCGGGCCGTCAGGGCGATCCTGGCCAATCGTCCTTCTTCTTGTCGCTTGACGACGATCTGATGCGCATTTTCGGCTCGGAGCGATTGGAAAAGGTGCTGTCGGGCCTTGGCATGAAAGAGGACGAAGCGATCATTCACCCGTGGGTGAACAAATCGCTGGAACGTGCGCAAGCCAAAGTCGAGGGTCGCAACTTTGACATCCGAAAGCAGCTGCTGAAATTCGACGACGTGATGAACGAGCAGCGCAAGGTGATCTTTAAGCAGCGCCTCGACATTATGCGCGCTGACGATCTGAGCGATATCGTCAAGGACATGCGCGGCGAGGTGATTGACGATCTGGTCGATCAATATATGCCACCGAAAACCTACGCCGATCAGTGGGACATGGACGGGCTGCACACAGCCATCATGGAGCAGCTGAACATGGATCTGCCCGTGCAGGCATGGGCCGAAGAGGAAGGTGTCGACGACGAAGACATCAGCGAACGGATTGAAAAGAATGCGAACGAGATGATGGCCAAGAAGGCTGTCGCATTCGGTCCGGGCAATATGCGTTTGGTGGAAAAACAGCTTCTGCTGCAGACGATTGATGCCAAGTGGCGCGAACACCTGCTGACGCTTGAACATCTGCGCAGCGTCGTCGGATTTCGGGGCTACGCACAGCGCGACCCTCTGAATGAGTACAAGAACGAGGCGTTCGCCCTGTTTGAGACGATGCTGGACACGCTGCGCCAGGATGTGACCCAAAAACTGGGACAGGTGCAGCCAATGGCCGAGCCAGACCAGCAAAAAATGCTGCAGCAGATGATGGATGAGCGCGCCGCGCTCAAGGCTCAGACCGACGCCGCGAGCCCGCAACCGGATGGGGAGCAGACCGCGAACACCCCCTCCGAAGCCGCGCTAGAAGGCTTTGACGAGAGCGACCAGTCGACATGGGGCAACCCAAGCCGCAACACGGCTTGCCCCTGTGGATCGGGTAACAAGTTCAAGCATTGTCATGGGCGCATTGCCTGA
- a CDS encoding RNA-binding protein, whose protein sequence is MGRGGHSKDQSDGPERKCIATGEVQPKFGLIRFVIGPDGQVAPDLMEKLPGRGIWVSADRAALDKAASKGLFARAAKQPVQVPDGLTNWVEKLLAQRVINLISLARKGGRAVSGYEKVKSSLDKEEAEVLIQASDGSERGKSKLSTPHYGSFIGWLTADELGQAFGRQTTIHAALGAGGLTQRVVEEAARLKGLRVSDDGNGHRKGKKTS, encoded by the coding sequence ATGGGACGCGGTGGGCATTCCAAAGACCAAAGTGATGGTCCAGAGCGTAAATGCATCGCCACGGGCGAAGTGCAGCCGAAGTTTGGCCTGATCCGGTTCGTGATTGGGCCAGATGGTCAGGTCGCCCCCGACCTGATGGAGAAGCTGCCGGGCCGTGGCATCTGGGTATCTGCGGACCGGGCCGCATTGGACAAAGCGGCGAGCAAAGGCTTGTTCGCCCGCGCCGCGAAGCAGCCTGTTCAGGTGCCAGACGGTTTGACCAATTGGGTCGAAAAGCTGTTGGCACAGCGGGTGATCAATCTGATCAGCCTCGCGCGCAAAGGCGGGCGTGCCGTGTCGGGTTACGAAAAGGTCAAGAGTAGCCTCGATAAAGAAGAGGCTGAAGTACTTATACAGGCCAGCGACGGGTCCGAGCGTGGGAAATCCAAGCTTAGCACGCCGCATTACGGCTCTTTCATCGGGTGGCTGACCGCCGATGAGCTGGGCCAGGCCTTCGGGCGCCAAACGACGATCCACGCGGCACTGGGCGCTGGCGGTTTGACGCAACGTGTTGTAGAGGAAGCGGCAAGGCTGAAAGGCCTGCGCGTTTCGGACGATGGCAACGGCCATCGGAAAGGAAAGAAGACCTCATGA
- the argJ gene encoding bifunctional glutamate N-acetyltransferase/amino-acid acetyltransferase ArgJ, producing MAKITSVSPLAPAAFPDLPVIEGVRFASIAAGVRYAGRTDVMLAHLAPGSTVAGVFTRSATRSAPVLDCQAKISRTGNEGAAIIVNSGNSNAFTGRHGVASVRAVTSGVAEILGLPDYRVFSSSTGVIGEPMKHERIVAVLGELSASLSASGIADAARAIMTTDTFPKGSSTEVEVDGKVVRIAGIAKGSGMIEPDMGTMLVYIFTDAAVPQPVLQSMTAALNRTTFNCITVDSDTSTSDTLLVGATGASGVAISEHSIGFMEGLRRVMLDLAQQVVRDGEGATKLVEISVTGAASDADAHKHAKSIANSPLVKTAIAGEDPNWGRIVMAVGKSGARADRDTLAIWFGDIKVAEDGWVSPAYDEDAAAAYLKRQELVIHVDLGLGGGTARVWTCDLTHGYIDINADYRS from the coding sequence ATGGCCAAGATCACCTCCGTTTCTCCGCTGGCGCCTGCGGCGTTTCCCGATCTGCCCGTGATCGAGGGGGTCCGGTTTGCCAGCATCGCCGCAGGCGTTCGCTATGCCGGGCGTACAGACGTCATGCTGGCGCACCTCGCGCCCGGCAGCACGGTGGCGGGGGTGTTCACCCGGTCGGCCACACGGTCAGCTCCTGTGCTGGATTGCCAGGCCAAGATCAGTCGGACTGGCAACGAGGGCGCGGCAATCATTGTGAACTCGGGTAATTCTAATGCCTTTACCGGGCGGCACGGCGTGGCATCTGTGCGCGCCGTGACCTCCGGTGTGGCTGAGATACTGGGGCTGCCCGATTATCGGGTGTTCTCCTCCTCCACCGGTGTGATCGGCGAGCCGATGAAGCACGAGAGAATCGTCGCAGTTCTGGGCGAGTTGAGCGCATCGCTGAGCGCGAGCGGCATCGCCGACGCGGCCCGCGCGATTATGACGACTGACACATTCCCAAAAGGATCGTCTACCGAGGTCGAAGTAGACGGCAAGGTCGTGCGTATCGCCGGAATCGCCAAAGGGTCAGGCATGATTGAGCCTGATATGGGCACGATGCTGGTTTATATCTTCACCGACGCCGCTGTGCCGCAACCCGTCTTGCAATCAATGACTGCTGCGCTGAACCGGACGACATTTAACTGCATCACAGTAGATAGCGACACGTCGACCTCCGACACACTCTTGGTAGGCGCGACGGGCGCATCCGGTGTCGCGATTTCCGAGCATTCCATAGGGTTCATGGAGGGGCTGCGCCGCGTCATGCTGGACCTCGCACAACAGGTGGTTCGCGATGGCGAAGGTGCGACTAAACTGGTCGAGATTTCAGTAACAGGCGCAGCCAGCGATGCGGATGCCCACAAACATGCGAAATCAATCGCCAACTCACCCTTGGTCAAAACGGCCATCGCGGGTGAAGACCCAAATTGGGGCCGCATCGTTATGGCCGTGGGAAAATCCGGCGCGCGCGCGGATCGCGATACACTGGCGATCTGGTTTGGCGATATCAAAGTGGCCGAAGATGGCTGGGTCAGCCCCGCCTATGACGAAGACGCAGCGGCAGCCTACCTGAAGCGCCAAGAGCTGGTCATCCACGTCGATCTGGGCCTTGGCGGCGGAACTGCGCGCGTTTGGACCTGCGATCTGACGCATGGCTATATCGACATAAACGCTGACTACCGCTCGTGA
- a CDS encoding peptidylprolyl isomerase codes for MFDRLKPIITSAMLIGALGASPLLAEGETGDAPNADTVVATVAGTDITLGHMLTLRAGLPEQFAQVPADVLYPGILDQLIQQTLLADAHDGDLSRRAALSLENERRALIAAEEMADIAETAVTDEAVQTYFDENFLNGEAVTEYNAAHILVETEEEAAALVEELKGGADFGALAEEHSTGPSGPSGGQLGWFSDGMMVEPFQVAVEGMEPGSVSDPVQTQFGWHVIKLEETRAKDAPKLEDVRAEIEDALRQQAITQAITKLQGENDVDRTAGDAMDPEVLNQIDLLDE; via the coding sequence ATGTTCGACCGTCTCAAGCCGATCATCACCTCTGCCATGCTGATTGGGGCGCTTGGCGCGTCGCCTCTCCTTGCTGAGGGCGAAACAGGGGACGCACCTAACGCCGACACGGTTGTCGCGACGGTTGCGGGCACCGACATAACGCTGGGCCATATGTTGACCCTGCGCGCGGGCCTGCCCGAGCAGTTTGCGCAGGTTCCTGCCGACGTGCTCTATCCTGGTATTCTGGACCAGTTGATTCAGCAAACCCTGCTGGCGGATGCCCATGATGGCGATTTGTCCCGCCGTGCCGCCCTGTCGCTAGAGAATGAGCGCCGTGCGCTGATCGCCGCCGAAGAAATGGCCGACATCGCCGAAACTGCTGTGACGGATGAGGCTGTCCAGACCTATTTTGACGAGAATTTCCTGAATGGCGAAGCGGTCACCGAGTATAATGCCGCGCACATTCTGGTCGAAACCGAAGAAGAAGCGGCGGCACTGGTAGAAGAGCTAAAAGGCGGCGCTGATTTCGGCGCACTGGCAGAAGAGCATTCCACCGGCCCATCCGGTCCGTCGGGCGGTCAGTTGGGCTGGTTCAGCGACGGCATGATGGTCGAGCCATTCCAAGTAGCGGTTGAGGGTATGGAGCCCGGCAGCGTCAGCGATCCGGTCCAGACGCAATTCGGCTGGCACGTCATCAAACTGGAAGAAACCCGCGCCAAGGACGCCCCCAAGCTGGAGGACGTGCGCGCCGAGATTGAGGACGCACTGCGCCAGCAAGCCATCACGCAGGCCATCACCAAGCTGCAGGGTGAGAACGATGTCGACCGCACCGCCGGCGATGCGATGGACCCCGAAGTGCTGAACCAAATCGACCTGCTGGACGAGTAA
- the rimP gene encoding ribosome maturation factor RimP, with protein MTNDLIAKAAIDRRLAEIITPVIEDMGFDLVRVRLMGGKYHTLQIMAERPEGGIEVDDCARISTAVSATLDVEDPLAEAYTLEVSSPGIDRPLTMLKHFAAFEGYEAKIETNDLIDGRKRFKGMLAGVEGNEVLINVEEGTIGLQFDWLADAKLVLTDELIKEMLRQRKAAGETDIDETEFDEIQTDTGSEED; from the coding sequence ATGACCAACGACCTTATCGCCAAAGCCGCCATCGACCGCCGCCTGGCCGAGATCATCACACCGGTGATCGAGGATATGGGATTCGATCTGGTGCGCGTGCGGCTGATGGGTGGCAAGTATCATACGCTGCAAATCATGGCCGAGCGGCCCGAGGGCGGTATCGAAGTGGACGATTGCGCCCGTATCAGCACCGCCGTCAGCGCAACCCTTGACGTTGAGGACCCGCTGGCCGAGGCCTACACGCTGGAAGTCAGCAGCCCCGGTATTGACCGGCCCCTCACAATGCTCAAGCATTTCGCGGCGTTCGAGGGCTATGAGGCTAAGATTGAGACGAATGATCTGATCGATGGCCGCAAACGCTTTAAGGGGATGCTCGCGGGCGTTGAGGGCAACGAAGTACTGATTAACGTTGAGGAAGGCACTATCGGCCTGCAATTTGATTGGCTCGCCGACGCCAAGCTGGTCCTGACCGACGAGCTGATCAAGGAAATGCTGCGCCAACGTAAGGCGGCGGGCGAAACTGACATTGATGAAACCGAGTTTGACGAAATCCAGACTGATACCGGTTCTGAGGAGGACTGA
- the nusA gene encoding transcription termination factor NusA: MAITSANQLELLQTAEAVAREKMIDPGLVVEAMEESLSRAAKSRYGAEMDIRVSIDRKTGRATFTRVRTVVADDEVENYQAEFTVEQAKQYMADPEIGQEFIEEVPPVEMGRIAAQSAKQVILQKVREAERDRQYEEFKDRAGTIINGLVKREEYGNVIVDVGRGEAILRRNEKIGREAYRPNDRIRCYIKDVRREQRGPQIFLSRTAPEFMAELFKMEVPEIYDGIIEIKAVARDPGSRAKIAVISYDSSIDPVGACVGMRGSRVQAVVNELQGEKIDIIPWNDDQPTFLVNALQPAEVTKVVLDEEAGKIDVVVPEEQLSLAIGRRGQNVRLASQLTGLDIDIMTEAEDSERRQKEFEERTGLFMENLDLDEFFAQLLVSEGFTNLEEVAYVDLDELMVIDGIDDDTAKELQARARDILEAKAKAALDKAREMGVEDSLIEFEGLTPQMVLALAEDGVKTLEDFATCADWELAGGWTVQDGERIKDDGLLEPFDVSLEEAQNMVMTARVMLGWVDPTEMAGATDDGEAEEEAEA, encoded by the coding sequence ATGGCAATTACATCCGCAAACCAGCTTGAACTGCTTCAAACAGCCGAAGCTGTCGCACGCGAAAAAATGATCGACCCCGGTCTGGTGGTCGAGGCGATGGAAGAATCGCTCTCGCGTGCTGCCAAATCGCGCTACGGCGCTGAAATGGACATTCGCGTGTCGATTGACCGCAAAACAGGTCGCGCGACATTTACCCGCGTTCGCACCGTGGTCGCCGATGACGAGGTCGAAAATTATCAGGCCGAATTCACCGTCGAGCAGGCCAAGCAATACATGGCCGACCCGGAAATTGGGCAGGAATTCATCGAAGAAGTGCCCCCCGTCGAGATGGGCCGTATCGCTGCACAATCGGCCAAGCAGGTGATCCTGCAAAAGGTTCGCGAAGCCGAGCGTGACCGTCAGTACGAGGAATTCAAAGACCGCGCCGGCACTATCATCAACGGTCTGGTCAAGCGCGAAGAGTATGGCAACGTCATCGTGGATGTGGGCCGCGGCGAGGCAATTCTGCGCCGCAATGAGAAAATCGGCCGCGAGGCGTACCGTCCGAACGACCGTATCCGCTGCTACATCAAGGATGTGCGCCGCGAGCAGCGCGGGCCGCAGATCTTCCTGTCGCGCACAGCGCCTGAATTCATGGCCGAATTGTTCAAGATGGAAGTGCCCGAAATCTATGACGGCATCATCGAGATCAAAGCAGTTGCCCGCGACCCGGGCAGCCGCGCCAAGATCGCCGTCATCAGCTATGATAGCAGTATCGACCCCGTCGGTGCCTGCGTTGGTATGCGCGGCAGCCGTGTTCAGGCCGTCGTCAACGAGCTTCAGGGCGAAAAGATCGACATTATTCCGTGGAATGACGATCAGCCGACATTCCTCGTCAACGCGCTTCAGCCTGCTGAGGTGACCAAGGTCGTTCTTGACGAAGAAGCTGGCAAGATCGACGTCGTCGTACCAGAAGAGCAACTGAGCCTTGCCATTGGCCGCCGCGGCCAGAACGTGCGTTTGGCCAGCCAGCTGACCGGTCTGGACATCGACATCATGACCGAGGCCGAGGATAGCGAGCGGCGCCAAAAAGAATTCGAAGAGCGCACTGGCCTCTTCATGGAGAATCTAGATCTGGACGAGTTCTTTGCCCAGCTGCTGGTGTCCGAAGGTTTCACCAATCTCGAAGAGGTCGCATATGTCGATCTGGACGAGCTGATGGTCATCGATGGTATCGACGACGACACAGCCAAGGAACTGCAGGCTCGCGCCCGCGACATACTGGAGGCCAAGGCCAAAGCCGCACTGGACAAGGCGCGCGAGATGGGCGTCGAGGACAGCCTTATTGAATTTGAGGGTCTGACACCCCAAATGGTGTTGGCGCTGGCCGAGGATGGCGTAAAGACGCTGGAAGATTTCGCAACCTGCGCCGATTGGGAGCTTGCCGGCGGTTGGACCGTGCAAGACGGCGAGCGCATCAAGGACGACGGTCTTCTGGAGCCCTTCGACGTATCATTGGAAGAAGCGCAGAACATGGTTATGACTGCGCGTGTTATGCTGGGCTGGGTCGATCCGACCGAGATGGCAGGCGCTACTGACGACGGCGAAGCAGAAGAGGAAGCCGAGGCCTGA
- the infB gene encoding translation initiation factor IF-2 — translation MSDNDGKKTLGVSGGPRAGSVKQSFSHGRTKNVVVETKRKRVVVPKPGAGNMAGAGKPAPISDPSKRPAGISDAEMERRMKALQAAKAREGEDALRREAEEKEREEDRQRRREEAEAKEREEKERVDALKAKADEDERQRREADEAKQVAATPSSEPEGARAAPRGPAPSSAPRKQDRDTEQKRPTKGKGMGDDNRRSGKLTLNQALSGGEGGRQKSMAAMKRKQERARQKAMGGTQEREKIIRDVQLPETIVVAELAQRMAERVGDVVKALMNNDMMVTQNQAIDADTAELIIEEFGHRVVRVSDADVEDVIAKVHDKPEDMLPRPPVITIMGHVDHGKTSLLDAIRDAKVQTGEAGGITQHIGAYQVKTASGSVLSFLDTPGHAAFTSMRARGAQVTDIVVLVVAADDAVMPQTIEAINHAKAAKVPMIVAINKIDKHEANPQKVRTDLLQHEVVVEAMSGDVQDVEVSAKTGKGLDTLLEAIALQAEILELKANPNRAAEGAVIEAQLDIGRGPVATVLIQKGTLRTGDIFVVGQQFGKVRALINDHGKRIKEAGPSVPVEVLGLSGTPEAGDVLNVVATEAQAREIAEYRANAAKEKRAAAGAAVTLDQMMLQAKENKNMAEMPIVMKADVQGSAEAIVQALEKIGNDEVRVRVLHSGVGAITESDIGLAEASGAPVIGFNVRANAPARQSANQKGVEIRYYSIIYDLVDDVKAAASGLLGAEIREKFIGYAKIMEVFKVTGVGKVAGCRITEGVARRSAGVRLLRDDVVIHEGTLKTLKRFKDEVAEVPSGQECGMAFEKYEDIRPDDVIEIFEREEIVRTLD, via the coding sequence ATGAGCGACAACGACGGTAAAAAGACATTGGGTGTCAGTGGCGGTCCGCGTGCGGGCAGTGTGAAGCAAAGCTTCAGCCATGGCCGGACCAAGAACGTCGTGGTGGAAACCAAGCGTAAGCGCGTTGTTGTGCCCAAACCGGGTGCGGGCAACATGGCTGGCGCAGGTAAACCTGCCCCTATTAGCGACCCGTCCAAGCGGCCTGCTGGCATCTCGGATGCCGAGATGGAACGCCGTATGAAGGCGCTTCAGGCTGCGAAGGCGCGCGAGGGCGAGGACGCTCTGCGCCGCGAGGCCGAAGAAAAAGAACGCGAAGAAGATCGCCAGCGTCGCCGCGAAGAAGCCGAGGCCAAAGAACGCGAAGAGAAAGAGCGTGTCGACGCGCTCAAGGCTAAGGCCGATGAGGACGAGCGCCAGCGCCGCGAGGCCGATGAGGCCAAACAGGTCGCCGCTACACCCTCGTCCGAACCCGAAGGCGCGCGCGCCGCGCCGCGCGGCCCTGCGCCGTCGTCGGCCCCGCGCAAGCAGGATCGCGACACCGAGCAAAAGCGCCCGACAAAGGGCAAGGGCATGGGTGACGACAATCGTCGCTCGGGCAAGCTTACGCTGAATCAGGCCCTGTCGGGCGGCGAAGGTGGCCGCCAGAAATCCATGGCCGCTATGAAGCGCAAACAGGAGCGCGCCCGCCAGAAGGCAATGGGCGGCACCCAAGAGCGTGAAAAGATCATTCGCGACGTGCAACTGCCCGAGACCATCGTCGTCGCCGAGCTGGCCCAGCGTATGGCCGAACGCGTCGGTGACGTGGTCAAGGCGCTAATGAACAACGATATGATGGTGACGCAAAACCAGGCGATCGACGCCGACACTGCCGAGCTGATCATCGAAGAGTTCGGCCACCGCGTCGTTCGCGTGTCGGATGCTGACGTGGAGGATGTTATCGCCAAGGTTCATGACAAGCCCGAGGACATGCTGCCGCGCCCGCCCGTCATCACTATCATGGGCCACGTCGATCACGGCAAGACGTCGCTGCTCGACGCGATCCGCGACGCCAAGGTGCAGACCGGCGAAGCGGGCGGTATCACGCAGCATATCGGTGCCTATCAGGTCAAAACGGCCAGCGGTTCCGTTCTGTCGTTCCTCGACACGCCCGGCCATGCAGCCTTTACATCAATGCGTGCGCGCGGCGCTCAGGTGACGGATATCGTCGTACTGGTGGTTGCCGCCGATGATGCTGTAATGCCCCAGACCATTGAGGCGATTAACCACGCAAAAGCAGCGAAAGTGCCGATGATCGTGGCGATCAACAAGATCGACAAGCATGAGGCGAATCCGCAAAAAGTGCGCACCGACCTGCTGCAGCACGAGGTCGTCGTCGAGGCGATGTCGGGCGACGTGCAGGACGTCGAGGTCAGCGCCAAGACGGGCAAAGGTCTGGACACTCTGCTAGAGGCCATCGCGCTGCAGGCTGAGATCCTTGAGCTGAAGGCGAACCCGAATCGCGCCGCCGAGGGCGCCGTGATTGAGGCACAGTTGGATATCGGCCGCGGCCCTGTCGCGACAGTTTTGATCCAGAAAGGCACATTGCGCACCGGCGACATCTTTGTCGTGGGCCAGCAGTTCGGCAAAGTGCGTGCGCTTATCAATGATCACGGCAAGCGTATCAAGGAGGCTGGTCCGTCTGTTCCAGTCGAGGTGCTGGGCCTTAGCGGCACACCCGAGGCTGGCGATGTGCTGAACGTCGTTGCGACCGAGGCGCAGGCCCGCGAGATCGCCGAATACCGTGCCAATGCCGCCAAGGAAAAGCGCGCAGCCGCTGGTGCCGCCGTGACGCTGGACCAGATGATGCTGCAGGCCAAAGAGAACAAGAATATGGCCGAGATGCCTATTGTGATGAAGGCCGATGTGCAGGGTTCTGCCGAAGCCATCGTTCAGGCGTTGGAAAAGATCGGCAACGACGAGGTGCGCGTCCGCGTCCTTCATTCCGGCGTCGGTGCGATCACAGAGTCGGACATCGGCCTTGCCGAAGCGTCGGGTGCGCCGGTTATTGGCTTCAACGTTCGTGCCAATGCGCCTGCCCGCCAGAGCGCGAATCAGAAGGGTGTCGAAATTCGCTACTACTCGATCATCTACGATCTGGTGGACGACGTGAAGGCGGCGGCCTCTGGCCTCTTGGGTGCAGAGATCCGCGAAAAGTTCATCGGCTACGCCAAGATCATGGAAGTGTTCAAGGTTACAGGCGTCGGCAAAGTGGCCGGTTGCCGGATTACCGAAGGCGTTGCCCGCAGGTCCGCCGGTGTGCGCCTGCTGCGTGACGACGTCGTGATCCACGAGGGCACGCTAAAAACGCTCAAGCGGTTCAAGGATGAAGTGGCCGAAGTTCCGTCTGGTCAGGAATGCGGTATGGCCTTCGAGAAGTACGAAGACATCCGGCCCGACGACGTTATCGAGATCTTCGAGCGCGAAGAGATTGTCCGCACTCTGGATTAA